The window AGGGCAGGACGTGGGAGGAATGGAACCCCACCGAGGAGTCCATCCGTCCCGTGCGCGGCAGGCACCGCGTCGCCAAGCAGCGTGGTCTCGCCCGTAGCTCCACCGTCCTCGGCGTCGGTGTCATCGCGGCCGTCGGCGCGGGAGGCATGGCCACCGCGCAGAGCAAACCGCCGGTCTCCATCTCCCTTCCCGATTCCATCGCGGACAACCTTCCCGACGCCAAGTCGCTGCCCGGCGTGGGTGCTTACCTCTCCGACGACGCCGACAAGGGCACGGTCACCGCATCCTCCCCGCTGACCACGGCCGGCATCACCGCGGCCGAGGCCGAGCAGGGCACCACGGACGCCGGTGAGGCGCTGCGGGCCCGCATCCTCCAGCAGGCCGAGCAGCAGCAGGCCGGAGCCGAGGCAGAAGCCAGGGCCACCCAGGAGAAGGCGGCGGCCGAGGAGGCCGCAGCGCAGGCGGCCAAGCAGCAGAGCGACGCGGAGGCGAAGGCCGCCGCGAAGAAGAAGGCGGACGAAGAGGCGGCGAAGAAGAAGGCCGAGGCCGAGCGCCTCGCCAAGCTCGCCCTGAGCTACGCCGTCCCCACCTCCTCGTACACCATCACCTCGACCTTCGGCCAGGCCGGTTCGATGTGGTCCTCCGGCTACCACACCGGTCTGGACTTCGCGGCTCCCACCGGCACGCCGGTCAAGGCCGTGCACGGCGGCACGGTGAAGTCGGCCGGGTGGTCCGGGTCCTACGGCTACCGCACGGTCCTGGAGCTCGACGACGGTACCGAGGTCTGGTACTGCCACCAGTCCTCGATGGACGTCACCGCCGGCCAGAAGGTCACCACCGGCGAGACCATCGGCCGCGTCGGAGCGACCGGCAACGTGACCGGGCCGCACCTGCA is drawn from Streptomyces sp. NBC_00178 and contains these coding sequences:
- a CDS encoding M23 family metallopeptidase — encoded protein: MASNQPAPEAPAPFRPDSPGEQGRTWEEWNPTEESIRPVRGRHRVAKQRGLARSSTVLGVGVIAAVGAGGMATAQSKPPVSISLPDSIADNLPDAKSLPGVGAYLSDDADKGTVTASSPLTTAGITAAEAEQGTTDAGEALRARILQQAEQQQAGAEAEARATQEKAAAEEAAAQAAKQQSDAEAKAAAKKKADEEAAKKKAEAERLAKLALSYAVPTSSYTITSTFGQAGSMWSSGYHTGLDFAAPTGTPVKAVHGGTVKSAGWSGSYGYRTVLELDDGTEVWYCHQSSMDVTAGQKVTTGETIGRVGATGNVTGPHLHLEIHTADGSGVDPMSWLRGKGLTI